In Dehalococcoidales bacterium, the sequence GGTGATAACTTCTCGAACCGAACCGCCGGTGGTAAGGATATCATCGACAACCAGCACCCGTTCCCCGGGGTCAATGGTGAAACTGCGCTGAAAAGTCCTTTCGGTACCCCCCTTTTTTTCGGCGAAGATACCGCGTACTCCCAATTGCCTGCCCACCTCAAAGGCCAGGATAATCCCGCCGGTAGTGGGCCCGGCGACTACCTGAATACCCTGGTCGCTGAAGCGGTCAGCTATCATCCGGCAAAGTCGGGCAGTGTAGTCTGGAAACTGCAGGACCTGGAACTTTTCCCAGTAGAGCGGAGAATGCAGTCCGGAGGCAAGCAGAAAATGCCCTTTAAGTATGGCCCCTGATTTCTCGAAGATTTCTTCTACGTTGTCCATCGGCGGCTGCTCTCCTTCACTGGTACCGTAATTAACTGCTACCTTCCTGTTAGACGAACCTGTGCCACGGTTATTTATTGCTGGTGAGGTTGCCGGTTGATTTGGCTACAGGATAGCTGTTGACCAATCCCCAGTACTGGGGCGGCCAGATTGATAGCCAGGCTTTACCTATTATACTCTGGCGCTCTATTCCTCCAAAATGGCGTGAATCATCGCTGTTGTTGCGGTTATCACCCATGACAAAGTACTCATTTTCGGCAAGCGTCTCTCCCTTGAAATCTCTCCTCGTATTCAGGGTAATGTACGGTTCGTCCAGAGTCAGTGATTTGCCGTTTGCCTGACGAATATAGACTATGCCATCTTTTACCTCGACTGTTTCTCCGGGCAAGCCGATGATGCGCTTAATGAAAGGAGTGGAACTTGAGCCGTACTCCTGAGGCGCTTCCAGAATGATTACGTCCCCTCTCTGCGGTTCGTGGAATTTATAGATGAGCTTATTGACCAGTATCCGCTCTCCGTCATGAAAACTATAGTTCATGCTGGGGCCATCAACGATAAAGCTCTGTATCGTATTCTGTAATCCGAAGAAGATTACTGAGGCTATTATCAGTGTAGTCAGAATATCACGGAAAAAGGTTCTCATCTGATTTCAATTATACGCTATCTGCTGTCATCCTGCCAGCAGATTAAGGAAAAAGGCCATGGTGAACAATTGGCTCGATGAACTGATGTTGCACTTTTTGAAAATTAGGTGCTAGAATGACAATAACATGGACTATATGAAACAGGCGCTTTCCCTGGCTAAACTGGCTTTAGGTCAAGCCAGCCCTAATCCGGCGGTAGGGGCGGTGCTGGTTAAAGACGGTGAGATTGTAGGGCAGGGTTACACGCAACCACCGGGCTCCTGGCATGCTGAGATAATGGCTTTGCGGCAGGCAGGGGAAAAAGCCCGCTGTAGCGTCCTGTACGTTACTTTAGAGCCGTGCTGTCACTACGGGCGTACTCCACCATGCACCGACGCAATTGTTTCAGCCGGCGTCTCTGAGGTTCATGCGGCCATGATTGACCCGAACTCACTGGTGTCGGGTCAGGGAATAGAGGCGCTGGAAAGAAAGGACATCAGGGTATTTGTGGGTGAGCATGAGGATGAGGCCAGGGAGATTAATGAGGCCTATGTCAAGTTCATTACCACAGGGATGCCCTTTGTCACCGTGAAATATGCCGTGAGCCTGGATGGGAAAATCGCTACAAGAAGCGGTGACTCGGCGTGGATTAGCGGACGTGAATCAAGGAAATATGTGCATTGCTTGCGCTATGTCGTTGACGCTATTATGACCGGGGCTAATACCGTTATCGCTGATAACCCGCACCTGACTTGCCGCTGTGGCGACAAAGGAGGAAGGGTGAGGAAGCAGCCGCTGCGAGTGATTGTCGATGGCAGGGGACGCACGCCGACAACCGCCCAGATATTTAATGAGCCGGGCGGGGTTCTGCTGGCGCTGGGTGAGTCTGTTGACCCTGATAAGAAACAAATCTGGACCCAGGTTGGCGCTGAATTGCTGGAATTACCCTTGAAGGACGGTTCCCTGGATTTGACCAGCTTACTTAAAGCCCTGGGTGAGCGTGGAATCACCAGCGTACTGGTGGAAGGCGGGGGCATATTGCTCGGCTCTCTGTTTGACAGCAGGCTGGTGGACAAGGTGATCGCTTTCATCGCTCCCATTATTATCGGCGGGGAAGGTGCCAGGACGCCGGTGGCTGGGGCAGGTATTGATAAAGTATTTGATGCTCTTAAGCTGGAGCGCACCAGCGTTGAAAAATATGGCGACGATTTGATGATTAGCGGCTATGTGAAGAGTTGAAGATGTTTACCGGAATTATTGAGGAAGTGGGGAGGGTTATCTCAGTCCGTTCGGGTAGTCTGGTTATTGTCGCGGATGGCGCTCTCCGGGATACGAAGCCTGGTGACAGTATGGCAGTCAATGGCGTATGCCTGACCATTACCAGCCTGACGGCGGATACCTTTGCGGCTGACATAATGTTAGAGACGGCAAGACGGTCTAATCTGGGTCTTCTGGCGGCGGGTGACAGAGTGAATCTGGAGCGCGCCCTGGCTTTGGGAGGACGTTTGGGCGGGCACCTGGTTCAGGGTCATGTGGATGCTACCGGGGAGCTGGCTTCTATCCGGCGGGACGGTGAGGCGCTGCTCATCGGCTTTAAGGCTACTAACGAGGTGATGAGCTACGTGGTGGAGAAGGGTTTTATCGCGGTGGATGGTATCAGCCTGACGGTGGTGGCCAGAGACGCCGCTTCATTTCAGGTTTCGGTGGTTGATTTTACCTACCGGCATACCAATCTGGGTGGCCGGCGGGTAGGGGCTATGGTGAACCTGGAGGTTGATATAATCGCCAAATACGTGGAGCAGCTTGCGCAAACTCGCAGTAACGGGATAACGGTTGATTACCTGCGGGAGCACGGCTTCCTGGTCAACTGATGTATCTCTTTTTAAAATCGAGAGGGTGAAGAATGGGTCTATCAAGTATTCCTGAGGCTATTGAAGATATAAAGACAGGCAAGTTCCTCATCATCGTCGATGATGAGGACAGGGAGAATGAAGGCGACCTGGCGATAGCGGCGGAAAGGATCACTCCTGAAGCGATTAACTTCATGGCCGTCTACGCCCGGGGATTGATTTGCCTGCCTGTCACCGCGGAGAGACTTGATGAACTGAGGATTCCGCTGATGGTGCGGGATAATACTTCAAAACATTCCACCGCTTTTACCGTTTCTGTTGAAGCCAGGCACAAGGTGAGTACCGGTATTTCAGCGGCGGATAGAGCGGAAACGGTAAGAGTGATGATTGACCCGTCGACCAGGCCTGAAGATTTGGTCCAGCCGGGACACATGTTTCCGTTGCGGGCCAGGGATGGCGGCGTTCTGGTGCGGGCAGGGCATACCGAGGCTATCGTTGACCTGGCTAAAATAGCCGGGCTCTATCCGGCCGGAGTCATCTGTGAGATTATGAATGAAGATGGCACTATGGCGCGGCTGCCGCAACTGGAGGCGATGGCGGAGAGATTTGGACTTAGGATTATCAGTGTGGCTGACCTTATCGCTTATCGCTCGCGCCATGAGAAGCTGGTGCACCGGGTGGCTGAGGCGAAATTGCCGACGAAATACGGCGACTTTACCTCTCTTGCCTATAAGAGTGATATTGACTCCGATGAGCACATGGTACTGGTGATGGGGGATATTTCCAGCGGTGAACCGGTACTGGTCCGGGTACATAGCGAGTGTCTTACCGGCGACGTGTTTGGCAGCCTGCGCTGTGATTGCGGGGAGCAGGTTGCCCTGGCTTTGCAGAGCATCGCTGCGGAGGGACGGGGCGTTCTACTCTATATGAGACAGGAGGGGCGGGGTATCGGCTTTCACAATAAGCTTCGTGCTTATGCGCTGCAGGATACGGGACTGGATACCGTGGAGGCTAACCTTTCCCTGGGCTTTGAGCCGGACCTGCGGGACTACGGGATTGGTGCCCAAATACTGGCTGACATGGGCTTGAGTGAGATCAGAATGATGACCAACAATCCTAAAAAGGTGATTGGCCTGGAGGGCTATGGTCTGAAGGTGGTCGAAATCGTGCCGATAATTGTCCCTCCTAATCCGCATAATCTACGTTACCTCAAGACGAAACAGAGTAAGCTCGGTCATCTTTTGAAGCTACCCGGAGTTGACGAGTAAACCAGAGGTGGGTATCCCGGACTGGAAAAATCGCCTGGAGACTTGTAAAAGGCGTAATCTGCCGGCAGCGGTTATGGTTGGCTGTTAGCCGGTTAAGTCTCCAGGCAGTAATTTGGTCTCAGTAATAAAGGAGGCGCTGATGGGTAAACTTTTTGAAGGTGCATTGCTGGGGGAAGGGTTAAAGTTCGGGGTGGTTGTTTCCCGTTTTAATGAATTTATTACCCGGAAACTGCTGGACGGTGCGCGGGATGCCTTGCTGCGTCATGGCGTCAATGAAGCTGATATTGATATCGCCTGGGTGCCGGGAGCATTTGAAATTCCCCTGGTAGCCAAAAGCCTGGCCGAGACCAAGAAATATAATGCTGTTATCTGTCTTGGGGCTGTCGTCCGCGGAGCAACACCCCACTTTGAACATATCGCTTCTGAGGTGACCAAGGGTATTGCCCGGGTAGGGTTGGATGCGGGGGTACCGGTTAGCTACGGTGTCATCACGGCTGATACCCTGGAACAGGC encodes:
- the ribD gene encoding bifunctional diaminohydroxyphosphoribosylaminopyrimidine deaminase/5-amino-6-(5-phosphoribosylamino)uracil reductase RibD, encoding MDYMKQALSLAKLALGQASPNPAVGAVLVKDGEIVGQGYTQPPGSWHAEIMALRQAGEKARCSVLYVTLEPCCHYGRTPPCTDAIVSAGVSEVHAAMIDPNSLVSGQGIEALERKDIRVFVGEHEDEAREINEAYVKFITTGMPFVTVKYAVSLDGKIATRSGDSAWISGRESRKYVHCLRYVVDAIMTGANTVIADNPHLTCRCGDKGGRVRKQPLRVIVDGRGRTPTTAQIFNEPGGVLLALGESVDPDKKQIWTQVGAELLELPLKDGSLDLTSLLKALGERGITSVLVEGGGILLGSLFDSRLVDKVIAFIAPIIIGGEGARTPVAGAGIDKVFDALKLERTSVEKYGDDLMISGYVKS
- the pyrE gene encoding orotate phosphoribosyltransferase, coding for MDNVEEIFEKSGAILKGHFLLASGLHSPLYWEKFQVLQFPDYTARLCRMIADRFSDQGIQVVAGPTTGGIILAFEVGRQLGVRGIFAEKKGGTERTFQRSFTIDPGERVLVVDDILTTGGSVREVITAVKGKGGIVVGVGVLVDRSDQEVDFGVPFFSCLRSATITHEPQNCPLCAAQIPLIKPGSR
- a CDS encoding bifunctional 3,4-dihydroxy-2-butanone-4-phosphate synthase/GTP cyclohydrolase II produces the protein MGLSSIPEAIEDIKTGKFLIIVDDEDRENEGDLAIAAERITPEAINFMAVYARGLICLPVTAERLDELRIPLMVRDNTSKHSTAFTVSVEARHKVSTGISAADRAETVRVMIDPSTRPEDLVQPGHMFPLRARDGGVLVRAGHTEAIVDLAKIAGLYPAGVICEIMNEDGTMARLPQLEAMAERFGLRIISVADLIAYRSRHEKLVHRVAEAKLPTKYGDFTSLAYKSDIDSDEHMVLVMGDISSGEPVLVRVHSECLTGDVFGSLRCDCGEQVALALQSIAAEGRGVLLYMRQEGRGIGFHNKLRAYALQDTGLDTVEANLSLGFEPDLRDYGIGAQILADMGLSEIRMMTNNPKKVIGLEGYGLKVVEIVPIIVPPNPHNLRYLKTKQSKLGHLLKLPGVDE
- the lepB gene encoding signal peptidase I, coding for MRTFFRDILTTLIIASVIFFGLQNTIQSFIVDGPSMNYSFHDGERILVNKLIYKFHEPQRGDVIILEAPQEYGSSSTPFIKRIIGLPGETVEVKDGIVYIRQANGKSLTLDEPYITLNTRRDFKGETLAENEYFVMGDNRNNSDDSRHFGGIERQSIIGKAWLSIWPPQYWGLVNSYPVAKSTGNLTSNK
- the ribE gene encoding 6,7-dimethyl-8-ribityllumazine synthase; protein product: MGKLFEGALLGEGLKFGVVVSRFNEFITRKLLDGARDALLRHGVNEADIDIAWVPGAFEIPLVAKSLAETKKYNAVICLGAVVRGATPHFEHIASEVTKGIARVGLDAGVPVSYGVITADTLEQAIERAGTKAGNRGFDAAVDAIEMANLLKSIG
- a CDS encoding riboflavin synthase; its protein translation is MFTGIIEEVGRVISVRSGSLVIVADGALRDTKPGDSMAVNGVCLTITSLTADTFAADIMLETARRSNLGLLAAGDRVNLERALALGGRLGGHLVQGHVDATGELASIRRDGEALLIGFKATNEVMSYVVEKGFIAVDGISLTVVARDAASFQVSVVDFTYRHTNLGGRRVGAMVNLEVDIIAKYVEQLAQTRSNGITVDYLREHGFLVN